A window from Fragaria vesca subsp. vesca linkage group LG5, FraVesHawaii_1.0, whole genome shotgun sequence encodes these proteins:
- the LOC101291927 gene encoding homeobox-leucine zipper protein HAT4-like, which produces MMVEREDLGLSLSLSAFPHQTHHPNNNNNNHTFQLNLMPSLVPTSSSPHSGFNPQKPSWNDALASSDRSSDTCRGPARSFLRGIDVNRLPSTGDCEDVSSPNSTVSSVSGKRSEREANGEELDLERDGSRGMSDEEDGETSRKKLRLSKDQSAILEESFKEHNTLNPKQKLALAKQLGLRPRQVEVWFQNRRARTKLKQTEVDCEFLKRCCENLTEENRRLQKEVQELRALKLSPQFYMQMTPPTTLTMCPSCERVAVPPNSTSPSATVDPRAHHHHHHPMVPVHHPRAIPVAGPWAAAAPVLQQQRQFEPFRTARP; this is translated from the exons ATGATGGTTGAAAGAGAAGATTTGGGTCTGAGTCTGAGCTTGAGTGCTTTCCCTCACCAGACTCATCATCCCAACAACAACAATAACAACCACACCTTTCAGCTCAATCTCATGCCCTCTTTGGTCCCAACTTCATCTTCTCCTCATTCTGGGTTCAATCCCCAAAAGCCCTCTTGGAATGATGCCTTGGCTTCTTCAG ATCGGAGCTCGGACACGTGTCGTGGACCGGCCCGGTCCTTTCTCCGGGGCATCGACGTGAACCGTCTGCCGTCGACAGGCGACTGCGAGGACGTGTCGTCGCCGAACAGCACCGTATCAAGCGTAAGCGGGAAGCGAAGCGAGAGAGAGGCCAATGGCGAAGAACTTGACCTCGAAAGAGACGGCTCACGAGGCATGAGCGACGAAGAGGACGGGGAGACCTCAAGAAAGAAGCTCAGGCTCTCCAAGGACCAGTCGGCCATTCTCGAAGAGAGCTTCAAGGAGCACAACACCCTCAACCCT AAGCAAAAGCTAGCTTTGGCCAAGCAGCTCGGGCTCAGGCCTAGACAGGTGGAGGTCTGGTTTCAGAACAGAAGGGCAAG GACTAAGCTGAAGCAAACTGAGGTGGACTGTGAGTTCCTAAAGAGGTGCTGCGAGAATCTGACGGAGGAGAACCGGCGGTTGCAGAAAGAAGTTCAGGAGCTGAGAGCACTGAAACTCTCCCCACAATTCTACATGCAGATGACCCCACCAACCACCCTCACCATGTGCCCCTCGTGTGAGCGTGTCGCGGTCCCACCCAACTCCACATCACCCTCCGCCACCGTCGATCCCCGGGCCCACCACCACCACCACCACCCCATGGTGCCCGTGCACCATCCTCGGGCCATCCCCGTCGCCGGGCCGTGGGCGGCCGCCGCTCCTGTCCTGCAACAACAACGGCAGTTCGAACCCTTCCGCACCGCCCGGCCGTGA